Within the Thermanaeromonas toyohensis ToBE genome, the region GCACAACGCTCTCAAGGTTACCGTAATGGTCGGCGGCAAAGGAAGTTACTTGGCAATTATAAATGAACTCAATGCCTAGTTGGGACAGTTCCGCTTCTACTAAGCTTGCTGCTTCGTTGTCCAACTGGCGGCTTAGAAGGCGAGGACTAGTTACCAATACTGTAACCCGCGGGACACCGGCCTTTTTCAAGGCGTAAGCAGCCTTAAGCCCCACTAACCCCCCGCCAGCTACTATGGCCCTGGAAATACCGGGAGTAAGAGCCAAGATCTTTTGTGCATCATCCAAGTTGCGCAAAGTAAAAACGCCTTGGGCTTCTTCGTTGGGGACTCCCAGGCCCACTGGGCTAGCTCCTGTAGCTACTAAGAGGTAGTCGTAGGCGAGTTCGCGGCCGTCTTCCAGGACTACCCTTTTTTCCTGAGGCTTTAACTCAACTGCTGCTAAGCCAGAGAAAGCTTCTACACCCAATTTCTGGTAAACACCTGACGGGCGAATACGTAAAGAGTTTTCTGTCTTATATCCTGCTATCAAGTCGGGTAAAAGGCAGCGGGAATAGGGTTCTCCCGGATCCCGGGTGACTAGGCTAATCTTCACCTTTGGCCCGCCCAAGGAGCGCAAGGTTTCTAGAGCAGCTATTCCTGCTGCACTACTGCCTATCACTACATAGCGCAAGCTGGTCCCACCTCCTCCTTAACATTCTATCTCTCGAATTTTTTGATAGAATTTTTAGCAAAAAGCGTGCCAAAAGAAATAAGGTCGCTAGAGCTAGGCGGCCTAACAATTCCAATGTCAATGTGGGGTTTACACGTTAAAAAAAGTTGACATTATTTTTTTAAGTAGGCCATAACGGGACATTTTAGCATAAAGGGCTTCTACAAATAAATTTTTCCCAAATTGGTTTAGGGGGCTAAATAGTGCTGAGGGTATATGTCAAATAAGTTGCCTGCGATTTTTATATGTGGAAAATGTCAACCTTAGAAGGAATATCGGTTGACAATAGAGAATAATATCCCAGGGGAGGGATAGATTTGGCTTATTTTCTAGAAAAAGAACTGGAGTTGCTAAAGGAAAGCCATTTTTATCGCCAGTTGCCCGGCCCACTGGAGGGGCTCGCTGGCCCCAGAACAAGGATAAATGGGCAGGAAATGGTGCTTTTTTCCTCCAACAATTACCTGGGCCTGTCTCATCATCCCCGAGTTAAGGCTGCGACCGTAGAAGCCGTGGAAAGGTGGGGGGACGGGAAGCGGAGGTTCTCGTCTGACTACCGGCAATTTTGTTGCCTTATGCCATGAAGGAGCAAATAGGTCACCGGGTTATCCTGGAGGCCCGTCGTAGGGGGCTGGTCATTCGCCCCTTGGGCAATGTCATTGTCCTCATGCCCGTGCTGTCCATGTCTAACGAAGAGCTAAACCGGGTTCTAGAGATTACCTATGAATCTATAGCCGTAGTAACCGGTAGGTGAGCGGAGGGGTAGGTACATGGGAAAGAATCTAATGTGGGAGAAGATTAGAGAAAAGGTCCTTGGGGGAGAAGGCTTATCCTGGGAAGAAGCGTATTACCTGGCTGGATGGCCACGGGAAAGATTGGTGAACCTTCTGGATCTCTCCCGCCAGGTCCGGGAACGCTTCGGGGGCAGGGATGTGGAGCTGTGTGCCATCATCAACGCCCGCTCAGGTTTGTGCAGCGAGGATTGCTGTTTTTGCGCCCAGTCTTCCCGTTATAAAACCGGCGTGGAGGTGTATCCCCTCATTGATGTGCCAAAAGCCCTGGAAAAGGCCCGGCGGATGGAAGCTGCTGGAGTAAAGCGCTTTGCCCTGGTTACTAGTGGTAAGGGTATTGGGGAAAGGGACTTTGAGAAGGTGCTGGAAATCTACCGGGTCCTGCGGGCCGAGACCCGCCTTAAGCTGTGTGCTTCCCTGGGGATCATTGACGAAGGAAAGGCCCAGCGTTTGAAGGAGGTAGGGGTCACCACCTACCACCACAACCTGGAAACCGGCCGGAGCTACTTCCCCCAGATCTGTACCACCCATACCTTTGAAGAAAGGGTGGCCACTGTCCAGGCGGCTAGGGCCGCGGGGCTAAATGTATGCTCCGGTGGGATCATCGGGCTGGGGGAAACTATGGCCCATAGGCTGGAAATGGTCTTTGAGCTACGGGAACTGGGAGTACGGTCAGTGCCGGTCAATATCCTGAACCCCATTCCCGGCACACCCTTGGCCAATCAAGAGCGCCTCCCGGTGGAGGAGATTCTTAAAACCCTGGCTCTTTTCCGCCTCATTATTCCCAGGGCCGTTTTCCGCCTCTGCGGCGGGCGGGAGCCAGGGCTGGGAGAGAAGCAAAAAGAAGCCTTAGCGGTGGCCGTAAACGGCTTGATGGTGGGCAACTACCTTACCACCCGGGGCAACGAGATCCAAGAAGACCTGGACATGATTGCCGAGGTGGGGTTGAGGGTAGGCTGAGGCGGAGAACCTGTCAGGTTGACAGTTAGTCTTTGGGATAGAGGCTTTTGGTTTTGCTGAGCTATCTCTTGGATTGGCCTGAAGAATTTTGGGAGCCAATATTACTTCCATCGATATTCCCTTCGCTCTTTTTTAAAACGTTCAAGCTATACCCTTTCTGCCACAAATAGAAAGAAGCCATTAGGATTAAAATTACGATAGCATTTACTCCCAATTCGCCGAAATAAATAAACGGGTCCACACATAGAGCATCTGCCGGATACTCAGGAAAACTTTTTTATTTCGATAAGTGACTGAAAGGAGATCCCTATTGCCGCTATAATGAGCAGGATCGCTGCTAAAATATGAATTATATGTTCTGCTAACATTAATAATCGAGTAATGACTGTGGCGGTATCCTTCCAGGGTGATCCCTTCAAGGGCAATCCTTCCCAGGGTTCATTCGCCCTCATAGAAATCAATATAAAGCTCTCTTCCTTGATCTATAGAAACCCTCCTCGACCCGCAGGAAGGGCACATAATACACCAATTATCCAGAACAACTTCCGCCAGGCAATCCCGGCAATGTCCCCGCCCAGGCCTTTCCTCTATTTCCAATTGGGCCCCCTCAAACAACGGCCCTTTTTCAAGCGCGTAAAAAGAAAACTCCACGGCAGACGCTAAAACCGAGGTCATCGCCCCTATCACCAGCTTAACTTTCTTTATGCGCTTTATACCTTTCTCTTGGGCATCGTGTTCCAATAGCTTTAATAACTCAGCCGTAAGGGACAGTTCATGCATCCTAATCCCTCTCCCTAATCACCCGAGGTATGCAAAATCAAGCTTTCCCCGCCTAGAACCTCACGGCCAAGCGGCAGGCCTTGGCTCCGCGCAGCATGCAGGCCTCCTCGCGCCAGGATAACGGCCTACCGTTATACCGCAGCCCTATGCCCTCGATCAGACCCTTTAGCAGCGGGCAGAGCTTCCTCTCGCTGCGGTAGACGACCACCAGCTCGCTGCCCCGGTCCTCGTACTCGAACCGTGGAGGTGCGGCGCCTGGTAGGGCTTTGGTGGCCTGGACGTGGACTGAGTCCATCTTCATTAGGAAATCTTTGGCATCCTTGGCATTCCTAAAATACGCCGCATAGGTCTTCTGCACTAATGGTGATTCCGCCACGAAATAGCGGCCGAAATCGGCCAGCACCTCCTCCGGCTTCTTGCCGGAAAGCTCGGCCAGCGCCTCCACGGCCGCCGCCACTTTCTCGTCGGGATAGTCTGAAGTGGCGAGCGGCGTTGTCAGCCCGGTCGCCCTCCTAAAGGCTTCCCTTCCTTCGTCGCCGTGCCGGTTCCCGGCGTACTCCTGGAGCACGGAAAAGATAATACCTTTCATTTTAGCTATCCTCCTTCCTGAAGTTCTTCAAAAATTTTTCTTGGGCCCACGCCCTGGCGGCCTTGTGCTTCGCCTCTACAGGGCGTTGTCCACCAAGGTAGGGAAAATCGAGCTTCCCGGCTTGTAACTTTTGATACACGATCTCTACTGCTTGCCTTACTTCAGGAGACACTGGCCAACCAAAGGCAACTACCGCAGGCTGGATACCAATAAAATAGACTTCCGACACCAGTTCCTTCAAGGCTGAGATGAAGAATGACAAAGGTAACCGATGCGTGGACAAAATAAACTCGCAGGCAATGTCACTTTCACAAAGGAGGCGTATGCTCCCGGGCTGCAGGTTCATCTCACAGGCGTCAACCAGTACTACCACTTGCGGTTTTAACTCCCGTACCTGATGCAGGTAATTCTCGGGCGCTGACCCGCCATCAATAACCTGCCAGCCGGGTATACGCTTTTGTTCTAAAAGCCGGGCCAAGAGCGGCCCTGCTCCATCATCACCCATCAGCTCGTTGCCTACAGTAATCACTAGCCCCTTCACTTAGCCTCACCACCAGATATATAGCTGGTTCTTTTTGTATGGATTGGAGAAGCTGTAGCAGGCAGTCGGCCCATTTCTTCTCCTCCGGGAGGAAACTGGGAGAAGCTTTTACCAGTGCCGATACTAATGGGGCAACGTGCTCTCTATTTATCTCTAGTTCTCCCCACTTGGACAGGCCTTCCAGCTTGCTCCTGGCTTTCCCCTGGGGCAGTTTACTAATCCATTTAAAATAGTCCTTCTCTTCCATAACCATAACGGGCGACAAACAATCAACTACTCCTATATGGTGACCGAGGGCCAGGGCATAATACTCTAGCTGCTTAACCTCGGGCGGGGCGTCTTTTTCGTCCACAAACCTCTTGCACAGCTTAAAGAATTTTACCTTACCCGGCATTATGGCCTACCCTCTCCATATAAATCTTGTGCAAGCTCAAAAGAATTTCGGCCAGTCGCGGATCTTTCTCCTGCTTTACCAGCTCTTTAATTTTCCGGTCGACCGCCAGCGGGTCTTTTTCCCTCACGAACTTGAGATATTGCGCGGCTATGCGCCGGCCATGCAGGTAGCCGCTCAAACGGCGGGCCTCCCGCTCGATGTCTTTAGCCAGGGCGGGGCAAACCCCTTCGTATTTCGGAGTAACCCGGGTAACTTCCGTTTCTACCAACTGCTCTCCTTTAATCTTTTGCTGGAGCAAATCCAGGGCCATAGCCAGGCCATATAAGGTCGCTGCCGGAGTGGGAGGACAGCCAGGAATATATACATCTACCGGGAAAAGGCTATCAGCCCCTCCCCACACACAGTAACAGTCGTGGAAGATACCGCCGCTACAGCCACACGCGCCGTAAGCTACCACGATTTTGGGATCGGGTGCCGCTTTATACGCCCGTATAGCCGGAAGCCGCATAGCCCTGGTCATGGGTCCGGTGAAGAGAAGAATATCGGCATGCCGTGGGGAGGCTACCACTTTGATCCCGAACCTTTCCGGGTCATAAACAGGTGAGATAGCGGCGAAAATTTCAATCTCGCACCCGTTGCACCCACCACAGTCTACGCGGTACACATAGACGGAGCGTTTTATAACGTTTTTAAGCTTGGCCTTTAGCTCTGCCAGTTTTACTTCCTGGTCCATATTTTACTTGCTCCCTCCTAGAACCTTGCCCGCGCGCCCAAAGATTCTAGCTGTACTCTTCGCGATCTCCTGTCGCCGGCACTTCGGGCATACTTTAAGGAGTTGCTCCCAGCCTTCGTGGCCGCTTGCCAGCAATCTTGCCTGTTTCAGGATGGCCAGAACGTATTCCAGCTCGCGAGAGGGTCCAAAGTATTCCCCACAGGAGATGCACTTACAGAGCTGGACCTCAGCCCGGCAGTACAGATCCTCCTTTCGGGCAACGGCCAATTCAAACTCTGCCGAAAGGGCGATGGCGCCCGTAGGGCATACTTCCTCGCAGCGGCCGCAGAAAATGCAGCGGCCGTAGTTTATATTCCAGGACTTAATCCCCCGCTCTAAATCGCAGTCCATGGTAATGGCATTGGGCGGGCAAGCAGTAGCACAGGCCCCGCACGCTATACACCGGCTGAAATCATAAACCGGTTTCCCGCGGAAGCCAGGTGCCACTTCCACTGGCTTAAAGGGGTACTTAACTGTGGCTTGCCCGACCTGCAGCGCTTTCTTAAGCAGTCTTAGCACTCATAGATCCCCCTTCCTTTGGCTAGCTTTAGCCGGGTTAGACTTTTAGCGGCGAGTATTTCCTTTCCCGGCAGTATCTTTCCAGCTCCTTGTATCCAATAGTCTTCGCTTTCTTTTTACGCACATCGACCACCGTAACCCTTTCCGCGCAGGAGTAGCAGGGGTCGATGCTGGCTACAATCAGCGGCGCGTCAGACACCGTGTTGCCGCGAAACATATACCGCAGGGCTGGCCAGTTATTATAGGTAGAAGCCCGCGGCCTCCACCGGTACACCCTCTGGTCGTTTCCTGTCATTACCCAGTGGACATTTTCTCCCCGGGGGGCTTCCACATATCCCAGGGCGTAGGTTCCCGGTTTATAGGTAAACCCCTCCACGAGGACCGGGCCGGGAGGCATTTCCATCAAACACCACTCAATAATTTTTAAGGACTCATATAGCTCTTCTGCCCGTACCAGCTCCCTGGAAAGAACGTCACACCCCTCCTTGGAAATGACGTCCCAGGATACCCGGTCGTAGGCCCCATAAGGGTGGTCCGCCCGCGTATCCCGGGCATATCCGGAACCCCGTATATTAGGACCCACCGGGCTATAGTCCCGGGCTACCTTGGGGTCCAGGCGGCCTACTCCTTGGGTTCGTGAGATAAAGTTGGGAGTATTGAGCAGCATATCGATGAGTTCACCCAGTTCAGACCGGATCTCAGAAATTAATCGCAAGACCCGGTCCTTCTCCTCTTTTAAAATATCCCGGCGCACTCCTCCAATAAGGTTCATGCCGTAGGTTTTCCGGCCTCCGGTGAGAATCTCGGCCATTTGCATAGCCTTCTCCCGCACCCGGAAGAAATGCATGAAACCCGAATCAAAACCCACCAGGTGGGCCGCCAGCCCTAGATTTAAGAGGTGGCTGTGCACCCTCTCCACCTCGAGCAGGATGGTACGGATATATTGGGCCCGCGGCGGTACCTCAATCCCGTTGGCCGTTTCCACCGCCGCAGCATACGCCACACTATGGGCGTAACCGCAGATGCCACAGATCCGCTCGGCCAGGAAAGTAACCTGGTCGTAGTCCATGCGGTTTTCAGCCAGTTTCTCCAGGCCCCGGTGCACGTAGAAAAGGCGGTAGTCAGCGTCCACTATATACTCGCCGTCGACAAAGAGCCGGAAGTGCCCCGGCTCGTCGGAAGTAATATGCAGTGGACCTAGGGGTACCTCGACAATACCCTCTCCTTCTACTTCGATAAACTCGTAGTTTTCTTCCTCTGCTACCGGGTCAGGGCGTAACCGGTAATCCATATCCTTCCGCAGGGGATACAGGTTATCCGGCCAGTCATCGGGCAATACTAGTCTGCGCGCATCCGGGAGGCCCACCGGCTCCAGCCCCAGCATATCCCGCACCTCCCGTTCGTACCATACCGCCGCCGGTACCCGCGGGGTTACCGAGGGGAATTCGGGTTTATGGGAAGGAACGAGGGCCTTCACCGTCAGCCAGAAGTTTTTATGGGGATCCCTTTCTTCTTCGATGGATAAAACGTAATATACCGCAAAGTGTCCGTTCAAGCTGCGCTCATCATTTCCGATCACATTAGAGAGCCACCCACTCTGCCCATAATATACCTCTTCCACAACTTCTGGGAGGGAGTTAAGTTCCACCGTCAGGGTTACTTGATCCGGCGTTTGCCAGCTCTCTTCCAGGATAACCGCTCCAAACTTAGAGCGCAGGGCCTTCACGTATTTTTTTCTATCCTGTTCGGATTTCGTTTCCTTGGGCATACTATCTCAGCCTCCCTTTGTCTCTAGCTTAACAAGAGCAAAGCAAGGTACTGGGAAATCAGCGTCATGATCATAAGAAGGACGAGCACAAATTTGATGGCCCAGGGCGGTTCAGCGGCACTGGCCACTACCTCCGAGGGTGTGCCCAAGACGTTGGCTCCCATCCACTTTAGGAACCAGATGAAACTTCCCACAGACTCCATAATCGTAACGATAATTAGGACAAGGATCAGCGGATAGTGCTTACCAATTTCGAAACCGCCAGTTACGATCATAAATTTGCTAAAAAAACCATTAAAAGGGGGAACGCCTGTAATGGCCATGGCAGCCGCAATATAACCCAAACCCGCCACCGGAATTTTATTTAGAATCCCCTTGAGCATCGAGAGCTGGCGGGTACCGGTGGTATAGGACAGCGCACCGGCAACCAAGAAGAACAGGCCCTTAGCAAAAGCGTGGTTAAAGATGTGGGCCACCGCACCATTTAAGGCCATCTTGGAACCGTAGATATAAAGGGAGAGGGCCAGGAAAATGTAAGAGAGTTGGGTGATCGTAGAGTAGGCGAGCAGTCGCTTCATATCATCTTGCGGGAAATACATGATAAAGCCGTATATCATGGTAACTGTTGCCATGATGGCCCCGATCAGGCCGATAACCTGGGGAACCGCCCCCGCTGCCAGGACGGTGCGGGCGAAGATGTAGACCCCTACCTTAACCATCGAAGCGGCATGCAAATAGGCGCTTACCGGGGTCGGCGCCACCATCGCCCGGGGCAGCCAAGGATGAAAAGGAAGCTGAGCGGACTTGCCCCAGCAGGCGATCAGGATTCCGATAAAGGCCAGGGTTTTCCCGGCGTCCGTTAATTTGTTAAGGGCGGTCACCGAGAAGCTCCCGGTCTTTACATAAAGATAGGCCGTAGCCACATAGAGTCCCAGCGCGGCGGAGTGGGTGAGTGCAATCGCCCAGAGCGCGGACCTTCGGGATTTTTGATCCCCGTAAAATCCGATCAAACCCCACGAGCAGAGACCGGTCATTTCAAAGAAGAACAGGAGTCCGAGCAGTGTGGAAGAGAAGACCACACCCGCCATAGAGCCGATAAAAAGCAGCATGAGGGCATAAAACCTGGGAATCCCTTCTTTAATTGGATGCTCTCTGTTATCAGGGCTCATATACCCGGCCGAGTAGGTGCAGATCAGCCAGCCGATAAAAACTACTAAGAAGTTAACCAAAACGCTGAGGGTATCTATAGTTACACCATAATAGGTGATATCGCCTATAGTCACTAGTTCCCGGGTAAAACTTGTGCGGTTGACAGCAAAAGCGAGCAGCAGAAGCAAACCGCTGACAAAAGCCAGGAAGGAGAAAAACTGAGCCACCTTTTTTACGTGTCGCTCCGGTAAAAATGGTACAAGGAGACTTCCCCATACGGGTAGCAAGATGCTTCCTAGCGCATACCAAACCATTCTATATCGCCCCTCCCAGGACAACGCTCACTGCGCTCTGTAGCAATCCATTTAACGGAGCAGGTAAATATATCCCCAGCCCGGCCATGAGCAGAAACAGGAGCCCCAGAGGCAACAAGGTCAGCCAGTTTACATCACCCCGGGGTAGATCTTCCGGAGGGGAACCGAGGACCGTCTCGCTTATCAGGATAAAAAAGGCGACAAAGACGATGACCAGCAAGATAAGGAAGAGTATCATCGGCCAGAAATACCCGGCTTGCAGGCCCGCCGTCAGGGTCATAAACTCGCTTATGAAGACGTTAAAAGACGGTGAACCGACCACAGCCAGAAGCCCGGTCGCCAACATAAAGGCAGTAGCGGGGGCTACCTTGAACATACCGCTAATCTTCTGGGAGTCCCTGGTACCATACTTGAGAGTCACATTGCCCACCGTGCAAAACAGAAGGGATTTAGTGATGCTATGGTTTACGGCGTGAAAGAGCGCGGCAAATATTCCCAGCGGACCTCCTACGCCCAGGCCGGTGGCGATGATGCCTACATGTTCAACACTACTGTAAGCCAGCTTCCTTTGGATATCGTTCTGCACCAGGATGAAAAAAGCCGAGACACCCACAGACAAAAGGCCAAAAATGAGGAGCAGGGTCTGCGGGAACTCCTGGCCGACGGCCTGCAAGGCAATGGTATAATATTTTACTATCGCAAATAGCGCGCACTTCATCAGTACACCCGACAGCAGGGCGCTAACCGGGCTTGGGGATTCGCTGTAAGTATCAGGCAACCACGTATGCATAGGGGCTAGGCCCACCTTGGTCCCGAAGCCGATCAAAATGAATACAAAAGCCAGTTTCATCACCTGCGGGTCGAGACCCCGGGCCATCCTTACTAACTCAGTCCATAGCATCGCCCGGTGGGCATCCTGCACCATGGCAAAGGCGTTGGAGTAGGTCAGGATGGTCCCATACAGGGCAAAGGCCAGACCGACGCTGCAGATCAGGACATACTTCCAGGCAGCTTCCGCCGAAGTCTTATATTTATAGAACCCGACCAGGAAGGCTGAACCTAACGTGGTTGCCTCCACTGCCACCCACATAATGGCAATATTGTTGGATAGGGCAGAAATAACCATGGTGAACAAAAGTATATGGTAAAAACCGTAATAGGAGCAGACGCCCCTCTCATCTACTTCACCATGATCTAGGTCATATCGCATATATACTATAGAGTAAAAGCCGTTCAGAAACCCCACTACCCCGATAATAAGAATAAGGACCGCTGTCAGGCTATCGGCGTAGAGCATTTCTTCAAGGGCGAATAACCTTTGTCCGTTAAGTACGTACTGCACCAGCAGCAAGGAGAGAAAAGCCACGATACTGATCCCGGCAAAGTGTACGACCTCTACCACACGCCGGGACCTTATCCCGAAGGCCAACAGGGCTGTTCCCAGCGGTACCGCAGGCAAGTAGAATAAAATATTCTCTCCCACTTCTATCACCTAACCCTTTAGTAGTGTGAGCTTATCGGTGTCCAGGGTGCCGAAATCTTTGAAAAGCCGCCTGGCAATAATTGTCATGATCACCACGGCAAAAATAGCGTCAGTCAGGATACCGATCTCTACGGTTTCGGGGGCGTTGTAGGCCATGATGGCCAGGGTCAAATGCGACCCGTTCTCCATAAGGCAATAGCCCAATATCTGCTTGAGCGCATTTTTTCTAGCAAGTATACAGAGCAAGCCCAGTAGAAAATGAGCTATAGAAACGGCCAAGGCCACCCTCAACTTCAGTACCGCTTGCATATGAAAAGGTTCTACTACCGCGAAGGATAAAGCCACCAGGCCCACGGCAAGAAAAACAGACGAACTTGTCTCCGGTGCCCGCCCCTCCTCCTTAATCCCTACCTTTTTGAGGGTCCTGATGAGGAGATAGGGCACCAGGAAGGTCTTGGTGAAAAGCGCACTAAGGGACCAAATATACAGCGGTTTTGCCTCCATAAATACGGCCAGGGATAGAAAAATCGCCACCAGGACCAGGGACTGGATGCTGTACATGTACGCCGCCGTCCGGAGCTTCCGGGTTTCCACCACCAGCATGGAGGTCAGGATGAGCAGCACAGCCAGGGCGTTGACTACGCTAGTGCCGGACACTATTCTTACCCCTCCCACATCAATTAAACATTGGCCAGGTAGAAAACGAAGGACAGCAGGGCTATTCCGAAGGCCACCCAGGTTACTGCGGGGGTCTTAAAAAGGAGCAATCTGGCCATGCCGTTTTCCAGCAGCGCCGCGATCACGTAAAAGCCGGCCACCTTCAGAAGGAAAGTAGCCCCGGATACCAGAAGGGAGGAAGTGCTAACCACCGCCGCGCTCCCAAAGGGGAAGAAGACGGCCAAAAATAAGGCGATGGCCACAACCTGCTTCATATACAAACCCCACTTGAGGATGGCCAGGGAGCGCCCGGAATATTCCGTAAGAGGTCCCTCCTGAATCTCCTGTTCGGCTTCCGCCAGGTCAAAAGGGAGCTTACCGGTTTCAATAAAGGTGGTAACAGCAAAGGCCGCCATACCCAGCCAGACTGCCGGGCTATAATAGGATATCTCACCGGCCGCCACCTTCTGGCTGATCGTTCCCAGATCGGTCGACCCGGCGAGAAGGGCCACCACGAACAGCACCAGGATAATAGTAGGCTCCACTAGAACGGCCAGGGCCATCTCCCGGCTGGCCCCTATCCCGGCGAATCCGCTCCCGGAATCCAGCCCGGCGAGGGCAAAGAAGAAACGGACCACCGCGAACAGGTAGACGACAGCGATGAGATCCCCCGCCATCCCCAGGGGTGACTGCAGGATTAAAATCGGGATTATCATAGCCATGAGCAGGGTAGTGGCCATCACTATATAAGGGGTAAACCGGAAGACCCAGCTAGCCTGGGCAGGTACCACCTCTTGCCTCTTTATGAGTTTAAAGATGTCCCGGTAGTTCTGTAAAATACCGGGGCCTTTCCTGGAGTGCAGCTTCGCCCTTAAAGTGCGGGAAAAGCCCGTAAAAAGAGGCGCTACTACCAGGACGAACAAGGCCTGCACCAGGCCGATGAGGAGTAAATTATTACCGGCCATCTTTTTCTCCTCCTATCTGACCGTGGCTATCAGCAAAGCTACGAGCGTTACAATGATATAAACGCAGTATAGCCGGACATTGCCCATCTGGAGGGCTTGCACCCGTTTGCCCAGATGGACCGTACCACGGGCCAGGGGACGGTAGATGTAATCTTCCCACATCGACTCCATGCGGGCGACGTAGGCCATTGCTCCCTTGCCATACGAGGCAATGGCATAACCCGGCCCCTCGAGAGTAGTCCTAAGCCAATAGGCAGAGCGGAAAAGCACGCGCAACGGCTGGGCAAAGGCAGAAGAGGCGTACACCATCCGGGGCGAATACTTATACCCGCATGCCCACGGCTCAGAGTCCACACGCCGCCCGGCCTGCATCCCGCCTTGAAGCGCAACAATTAACAGGGGTAACGTCACCAGCCCTACGAGGAGAAGGGCAATAAGGGGTGGGGAAAGCATGGCC harbors:
- a CDS encoding NADH-quinone oxidoreductase subunit B family protein — translated: MDQEVKLAELKAKLKNVIKRSVYVYRVDCGGCNGCEIEIFAAISPVYDPERFGIKVVASPRHADILLFTGPMTRAMRLPAIRAYKAAPDPKIVVAYGACGCSGGIFHDCYCVWGGADSLFPVDVYIPGCPPTPAATLYGLAMALDLLQQKIKGEQLVETEVTRVTPKYEGVCPALAKDIEREARRLSGYLHGRRIAAQYLKFVREKDPLAVDRKIKELVKQEKDPRLAEILLSLHKIYMERVGHNAG
- a CDS encoding NAD(P)/FAD-dependent oxidoreductase codes for the protein MRYVVIGSSAAGIAALETLRSLGGPKVKISLVTRDPGEPYSRCLLPDLIAGYKTENSLRIRPSGVYQKLGVEAFSGLAAVELKPQEKRVVLEDGRELAYDYLLVATGASPVGLGVPNEEAQGVFTLRNLDDAQKILALTPGISRAIVAGGGLVGLKAAYALKKAGVPRVTVLVTSPRLLSRQLDNEAASLVEAELSQLGIEFIYNCQVTSFAADHYGNLESVVLKDGRELPADLAIVAKGVRPNTELVEKAGGRVERGIAVDRHLKTSLEDVYAAGDCIQVTDRLTGEKVNSALWTLAFEQGRYAAANMLGILRPYPLPLTRLNSVRFGTLGVISVGRLEGPEVLSRYDPLNLSYRRLVFEGNRLVGFILAGKVDGAGIYTALVKSGRPAWALRYKLLEGQVGGLALMGGRDSAYNSHLNEKQAVLEI
- a CDS encoding formate hydrogenlyase complex iron-sulfur subunit: MLRLLKKALQVGQATVKYPFKPVEVAPGFRGKPVYDFSRCIACGACATACPPNAITMDCDLERGIKSWNINYGRCIFCGRCEEVCPTGAIALSAEFELAVARKEDLYCRAEVQLCKCISCGEYFGPSRELEYVLAILKQARLLASGHEGWEQLLKVCPKCRRQEIAKSTARIFGRAGKVLGGSK
- a CDS encoding heme NO-binding domain-containing protein yields the protein MKGIIFSVLQEYAGNRHGDEGREAFRRATGLTTPLATSDYPDEKVAAAVEALAELSGKKPEEVLADFGRYFVAESPLVQKTYAAYFRNAKDAKDFLMKMDSVHVQATKALPGAAPPRFEYEDRGSELVVVYRSERKLCPLLKGLIEGIGLRYNGRPLSWREEACMLRGAKACRLAVRF
- a CDS encoding formate hydrogenlyase maturation HycH family protein — encoded protein: MPGKVKFFKLCKRFVDEKDAPPEVKQLEYYALALGHHIGVVDCLSPVMVMEEKDYFKWISKLPQGKARSKLEGLSKWGELEINREHVAPLVSALVKASPSFLPEEKKWADCLLQLLQSIQKEPAIYLVVRLSEGASDYCRQRADG
- a CDS encoding NADH-quinone oxidoreductase subunit C, producing MPKETKSEQDRKKYVKALRSKFGAVILEESWQTPDQVTLTVELNSLPEVVEEVYYGQSGWLSNVIGNDERSLNGHFAVYYVLSIEEERDPHKNFWLTVKALVPSHKPEFPSVTPRVPAAVWYEREVRDMLGLEPVGLPDARRLVLPDDWPDNLYPLRKDMDYRLRPDPVAEEENYEFIEVEGEGIVEVPLGPLHITSDEPGHFRLFVDGEYIVDADYRLFYVHRGLEKLAENRMDYDQVTFLAERICGICGYAHSVAYAAAVETANGIEVPPRAQYIRTILLEVERVHSHLLNLGLAAHLVGFDSGFMHFFRVREKAMQMAEILTGGRKTYGMNLIGGVRRDILKEEKDRVLRLISEIRSELGELIDMLLNTPNFISRTQGVGRLDPKVARDYSPVGPNIRGSGYARDTRADHPYGAYDRVSWDVISKEGCDVLSRELVRAEELYESLKIIEWCLMEMPPGPVLVEGFTYKPGTYALGYVEAPRGENVHWVMTGNDQRVYRWRPRASTYNNWPALRYMFRGNTVSDAPLIVASIDPCYSCAERVTVVDVRKKKAKTIGYKELERYCRERKYSPLKV
- the bioB gene encoding biotin synthase BioB, whose product is MGKNLMWEKIREKVLGGEGLSWEEAYYLAGWPRERLVNLLDLSRQVRERFGGRDVELCAIINARSGLCSEDCCFCAQSSRYKTGVEVYPLIDVPKALEKARRMEAAGVKRFALVTSGKGIGERDFEKVLEIYRVLRAETRLKLCASLGIIDEGKAQRLKEVGVTTYHHNLETGRSYFPQICTTHTFEERVATVQAARAAGLNVCSGGIIGLGETMAHRLEMVFELRELGVRSVPVNILNPIPGTPLANQERLPVEEILKTLALFRLIIPRAVFRLCGGREPGLGEKQKEALAVAVNGLMVGNYLTTRGNEIQEDLDMIAEVGLRVG
- the hypA gene encoding hydrogenase maturation nickel metallochaperone HypA, whose protein sequence is MHELSLTAELLKLLEHDAQEKGIKRIKKVKLVIGAMTSVLASAVEFSFYALEKGPLFEGAQLEIEERPGRGHCRDCLAEVVLDNWCIMCPSCGSRRVSIDQGRELYIDFYEGE